The Streptomyces aurantiacus genome includes a region encoding these proteins:
- a CDS encoding LCP family protein produces MSAEDEHGDGDAAGRGKGRRPNWSGRSRLFRVAGVALGCVLVASAAGATWAYWRLNHNIKSVDIDSALGDDRPPRAMTTPTGPASASATPLPSGALNILVLGSDTRSGKRNKALGGGSSDGGARSDSAMIVHVDEGRSDATVVSIPRDTLVTRPSCPLPSGGSTSVAYGAMFNSAYSVGGPVCAVKTVESMTDVRMDHYVEIDFAGFADLVDALGGVTVTTDEDISDEDSHLDLEAGTHHLDGKEALALARTRHGIGDGSDLGRIGLQQTLVKALLDQVASTDLLTSPTRLYKVADALTSSLTTDTDLNSLTELMSLGQSLKALSSSRTETVTMPVVTAPSDRNRVVADEPEANELWESLK; encoded by the coding sequence CAAGGGGCGACGGCCGAACTGGTCCGGCCGGTCACGGCTGTTCAGGGTGGCGGGAGTCGCCCTCGGCTGCGTACTCGTCGCCTCGGCGGCCGGAGCGACATGGGCGTACTGGCGTCTGAACCACAACATCAAGAGCGTCGACATCGACAGCGCGCTCGGCGACGACCGGCCGCCCCGGGCGATGACGACCCCGACCGGCCCGGCGTCGGCCTCCGCGACCCCGCTGCCGAGCGGCGCGCTCAACATCCTGGTCCTCGGCTCGGACACCCGCAGCGGCAAGCGCAACAAGGCCCTCGGCGGCGGCAGCAGCGACGGGGGAGCCCGCTCCGACTCGGCGATGATCGTCCACGTCGACGAGGGCCGCTCCGACGCGACCGTCGTGAGCATCCCGCGCGACACCCTGGTCACGCGCCCCTCCTGCCCGCTGCCCTCGGGCGGTTCGACGTCGGTGGCGTACGGCGCGATGTTCAACAGCGCGTACTCGGTCGGCGGGCCCGTCTGTGCCGTCAAGACGGTGGAGTCCATGACGGACGTCCGCATGGACCACTACGTCGAGATCGACTTCGCCGGTTTCGCCGATCTGGTGGACGCGCTGGGCGGGGTCACGGTGACGACGGACGAGGACATCTCCGACGAGGACAGCCACCTCGACCTGGAGGCGGGCACCCACCACCTCGACGGCAAGGAGGCCCTGGCCCTCGCCCGTACCCGGCACGGCATAGGCGACGGCAGCGACCTCGGCCGCATAGGCCTCCAGCAGACACTGGTGAAGGCCCTGCTCGACCAGGTCGCCTCCACCGACCTCCTCACCAGCCCCACCCGCCTCTACAAGGTCGCCGACGCCCTCACCAGCAGCCTCACCACGGACACCGACCTCAACTCCCTCACCGAGCTGATGAGTCTGGGCCAGAGCCTGAAGGCCCTCTCCTCCTCCCGCACCGAGACCGTCACCATGCCGGTGGTCACCGCCCCCTCGGACCGCAACCGGGTGGTGGCGGACGAGCCGGAGGCGAACGAGCTGTGGGAGTCGCTGAAGTGA
- a CDS encoding dipeptidase, whose amino-acid sequence MADLQDELHATAEAGELDRPDAEREFEPVGPDAGPVPASDADPDADTADDLLTRAHALLAAHPVADGYSGLPWALRHVPWYDLELGESTVDTDVPRLREGHVGALFWALHLPEGLVGDRAVGATLEQLDLVKTVVETHPEGLRMAHSAAQATDARNCGRVAVLLGPACAAALDDSLGILRALHALGLRALTLSGASWAGERGLTRFGEEVVREMNRIGVLADLSGASDATVRRALTISKAPVMCTRSAARALRPHPANLPDDVLVELGATKGLCLVPLTAEQTGPSVRDVADHLDHVRALAGPECVGLSGTYDSGAAHPRDLSDASGYPRLVAELLGRGWSEADLALLTWGNVQRVLRSADFTARAARQRREPSTAKIAELDG is encoded by the coding sequence ATGGCAGATCTGCAGGACGAACTGCACGCAACCGCCGAGGCCGGCGAGCTGGATCGCCCCGATGCGGAGAGGGAGTTCGAGCCCGTCGGACCTGACGCCGGGCCCGTGCCCGCATCCGACGCCGACCCCGACGCGGACACGGCCGACGACCTCCTCACCCGCGCCCACGCCCTCCTCGCCGCCCACCCCGTGGCGGACGGCTACAGCGGTCTGCCCTGGGCGCTGCGGCACGTCCCCTGGTACGACCTGGAGCTCGGCGAGAGCACGGTCGACACGGATGTGCCCAGGCTCAGGGAAGGGCACGTGGGAGCGTTGTTCTGGGCGCTGCACCTGCCCGAGGGACTCGTCGGTGATCGGGCGGTCGGAGCGACGCTGGAGCAGCTCGACCTGGTGAAGACCGTGGTGGAGACGCACCCGGAGGGTCTGCGCATGGCCCACAGCGCGGCGCAGGCCACGGACGCCCGGAACTGCGGGCGCGTCGCCGTGCTGCTCGGTCCGGCCTGCGCGGCCGCGCTGGACGACTCCCTCGGCATCCTGCGCGCACTGCACGCCCTCGGTCTGCGCGCCCTCACGCTCTCCGGCGCCTCCTGGGCCGGCGAGCGGGGGCTGACCCGCTTCGGCGAGGAGGTCGTGCGCGAGATGAACCGCATCGGTGTCCTCGCCGACCTCTCCGGCGCGTCCGACGCGACCGTCCGCCGTGCGCTCACCATCTCCAAGGCGCCGGTCATGTGCACCCGCTCCGCCGCCCGCGCCCTGCGCCCCCACCCGGCGAACCTCCCCGACGACGTGCTCGTCGAGCTGGGCGCCACCAAGGGCCTGTGCCTGGTCCCGCTGACCGCCGAGCAGACGGGCCCGTCCGTCCGTGACGTGGCCGACCACCTGGACCACGTACGGGCGCTCGCGGGGCCCGAGTGCGTCGGCCTCTCGGGGACCTACGACTCCGGGGCCGCGCATCCGCGGGACCTGTCCGACGCCTCGGGCTATCCGCGGCTCGTCGCCGAACTCCTCGGCCGTGGCTGGTCCGAGGCCGACCTGGCCCTGCTCACCTGGGGCAACGTCCAACGAGTCCTGCGCAGCGCGGACTTCACGGCCCGCGCCGCCCGGCAGCGACGCGAGCCGTCCACCGCGAAGATCGCCGAGCTCGACGGCTAG